The Metabacillus schmidteae nucleotide sequence CATGTTATTTTTAATCAAGCCGTCATGATAATTAATAAGCGGTTCGACATTTTTCCTTGGAGTATTTCCCAGTTGTTTGGCTGCTTCATTTAAAAAGGGAAGAAACTCAGGAAGTGATTCATACAATTTCCTGGTTATTTCTTTAGGTTTATGAGCATCAATGTTATCCAGCATGGAATCGATAAAATACATGGTTGCACCCTTGATGAAATCTTCCGGGGTATACTCAATATTTATTTTATCCATTTTAGCTTCCACATTGGCATATGTTGTATAGGACTGTATCTTTTCAAAATTCTCCCTTTTAAACCCTACTTTAACATATACATATCCATCATTTTTCGGTGTACCTTCTGTTTCGGTTGTGTGATTGTCGTCTAAGTCCATATACACAACTTTAGTATGTTCTGCATTATTCTTTTTTCGCATGTTCATGTATATCGCCTCCTAAACGTGGACAAGATATGTTTAACAAAATAAGCGAGGTGCTAAAAATGACAAAAGATGAAAGAAAAGATGTAACAAGAGATGTAGGTGGCACTGGAAAGCGTTCGTAATCTTTGCAAAACTGAAAGGGAGTCGAACTTAGCTTCCTTGATTAATACAAGATAAATCCTATTTTCTTGAGTTATGTAAGATCATAAAATAATCATTAATGACGACACAATTGGTGTCTTTTTTTTCGTTTAGAAAATATAAATTGGCAGTGGGGGAGCTTTCAACGTAGTGGCCAATTTTTAAGTACAAAGTATAAGTGCAACTGGCTCGCCAATCAGCGAGGTTTCTTTATTATATGTTAGTTAGATGGTTCTTATTAACTTCAATTGAAAAACTTCAACTCTCGGTTGAAAATGAAAAATAGAGCCCGTCTCGGTAGTGAGAGGGCTCTATTTTTCATTTTAGTTTATTTTATTAAGTATTTTGTACTTGGGTTTCTTCACTCGAGCGTTTATTTCCTTGATAGATTAAATATAGAGAAATAATCATAAATAGTAATGCGAAAGTACGTTTCATATCTAATTCTATAACTAAACTATTGAACCATCCAAAATGATCAATAATCAAACCAATCACAAGTTGACCAGCTATACCAGCAATATTAGTAGCGATAACTCCAATTCTTGGAACTGCTACGACAGTTAGAAGTAAATACATAGTTCCCAAAAATGCAGCGCTCAATTGCCATTT carries:
- a CDS encoding helix-turn-helix domain-containing protein — translated: MNMRKKNNAEHTKVVYMDLDDNHTTETEGTPKNDGYVYVKVGFKRENFEKIQSYTTYANVEAKMDKINIEYTPEDFIKGATMYFIDSMLDNIDAHKPKEITRKLYESLPEFLPFLNEAAKQLGNTPRKNVEPLINYHDGLIKNNMKKIMKERKMTQKELSEMTGIDKSNLSIYMNNKSQPSIEFFLRIWHALDYPPLNEILYREKSGDD
- a CDS encoding DMT family transporter, whose translation is MGLLMILFTLIGGITLSAQSSINGTFSRKAGTIETTFLTFLTGTMFLIIFILFFGSGNVLALLEVPKWQLSAAFLGTMYLLLTVVAVPRIGVIATNIAGIAGQLVIGLIIDHFGWFNSLVIELDMKRTFALLFMIISLYLIYQGNKRSSEETQVQNT